In Zingiber officinale cultivar Zhangliang chromosome 3B, Zo_v1.1, whole genome shotgun sequence, a single window of DNA contains:
- the LOC121967545 gene encoding ATP synthase mitochondrial F1 complex assembly factor 2-like produces MASRIARFLRSLVPPTAIQPSASSAPASHRFLATAAATSDAPAKGDDASAAAEDKDDKIFLKSPESASTRDKASVTMPMSFMTGSIVGKRFYKEVTTRMAEDGNGWTVMLDYRTLKTPSKRPLKLRSLALAKAIAAEWEYQEKDGIRPFTMPLMKLTCTALERVPLTRATIIENLMNKFHLDLVFCRSPGDNDATIRILKKQEENLDPILDWVQSKFGFKPAVYSSLFGGKQDKGLAQAIKDALKGTNDFELAAIDALAANAHSIVIPLAYFFGRIGIEEAIKLIRLEEDQQIDRWGLVEGGHDVDIADLKVQISSAAVLLGLSK; encoded by the exons ATGGCGTCGCGAATCGCTCGGTTTCTGAGGTCTCTCGTTCCTCCGACCGCCATCCAGCCTTCTGCTTCTTCGGCTCCTGCCTCACACCGGTTCCTCGCCACGGCTGCTGCCACCTCCGACGCCCCCGCGAAGGGTGACGATGCTTCGGCTGCCGCGGAGGACAAGGACGACAAAATTTTTCTAAAGTCGCCGGAGTCGGCGTCCACCCGGGACAAGGCGTCGGTGACGATGCCCATGTCGTTCATGACGGGGTCAATTGTAGGAAAGCGCTTCTACAAGGAGGTCACTACTCGCATGGCCGAGGACGGGAATGGGTGGACGGTTATGCTCGATTACAGGACGCTGAAGACCCCCAGCAAGAGGCCTCTCAAGCTCCGGAGTCTGGCGCTTGCCAAGGCCATTGCGGCCGAGTGGGAGTACCAG GAAAAAGATGGAATACGACCTTTTACAATGCCTTTGATGAAGCTTACATGTACTGCACTGGAAAGGGTTCCACTTACACGAGCAACCATTATTGAAAATTTGATGAATAAGTTTCATCTGGATTTGGTTTTTTGCCGATCTCCAGGTGACAATGATGCGACAATAAGAATTCTTA AAAAGCAAGAAGAAAATTTAGATCCTATACTTGATTGGGTGCAATCAAAATTTGGGTTTAAACCAGCAGTTTATTCCAGTTTGTTTGGAGGCAAGCAAGATAAGGGTCTTGCTCAAGCTATCAAAGATGCTCTAAAAGGAACAAATGACTTTGAACTGGCTGCAATTGATGCACTTGCTGCTAATGCACATTCTATAGTTATTCCTCTTGCATATTTCTTCGGGAGGATAGGAATCGAGGAAGCCATCAAATTGATACGACTTGAAGAAGATCAACAG ATAGATAGATGGGGTCTTGTAGAAGGTGGCCATGATGTTGATATTGCAGACCTTAAGGTGCAAATCTCGTCCGCTGCTGTTCTTCTTGGCCTTTCAAAATGA